The Primulina eburnea isolate SZY01 chromosome 6, ASM2296580v1, whole genome shotgun sequence genome contains a region encoding:
- the LOC140834736 gene encoding uncharacterized protein isoform X2 gives MEKNGVLMKSCILLTLYAFSAAICSVHCDATKTFHKFRSWKHTRSSNVKSTRKFHQTKRRLEMNLPLDSSNTDPYVSSPFSLPPYESLPPFPFPENTPPFCVYPPLTPLPPSTVPSPEGPTYGPPQSGPIPNPPIIIPSPPSVVPNPPTNVPTGPTPTQPVFSPPYYAPSPPSYEPSPPYYEPSPPSYEPSPPFITPSPYGFVPSPRVFLPPIVFPPPTVPPPPHMTPITATWCVAKASVPDPIIEEAMNYACGSGADCDQIQSAGSCFEPNTLFAHASYAFNSYWQRTKVAGGTCDFGGTAILVTVDPSYDGCHFLYL, from the exons ATGGAGAAAAATGGAGTTCTCATGAAGTCATGCATTTTACTAACTCTCTATGCATTCTCTGCTGCCATTTGTTCTGTCCACTGTG ATGCAACCAAAACATTTCACAAATTTAGAAGTTGGAAGCACACAAGAAGTTCAAACGTTAAATCTACAAGAAAGTTTCATCAAACCAAAAGAAGGTTAGAAATGAACTTGCCTCTGGATTCGTCAAATACTGACCCTTACGTAAGTTCCCCATTCTCCTTACCACCCTATGAATCTCTTCCTCCTTTTCCCTTTCCCGAAAACACCCCTCCATTTTGTGTCTATCCCCCTCTTACCCCTCTGCCACCTTCAACAGTACCAAGCCCAGAAGGCCCAACTTACGGACCACCTCAGAGTGGCCCAATTCCTAACCCACCTATTATTATTCCGAGCCCACCTAGTGTAGTTCCCAATCCACCCACAAATGTGCCCACTGGCCCTACTCCGACTCAACCAGTGTTTAGCCCACCTTATTACGCGCCCAGCCCTCCAAGCTACGAGCCTAGCCCACCTTATTACGAGCCCAGCCCACCCAGTTACGAGCCTAGCCCACCCTTTATTACTCCATCCCCTTATGGATTTGTTCCAAGCCCACGTGTGTTCTTGCCACCCATAGTTTTCCCACCTCCAACCGTGCCACCACCACCTCACATGACCCCAATCACGGCCACATGGTGCGTTGCCAAGGCTTCGGTTCCCGATCCAATCATCGAAGAGGCTATGAACTACGCTTGTGGATCTGGAGCTGACTGTGATCAGATTCAATCAGCTGGATCTTGTTTTGAACCGAACACATTATTTGCACATGCATCGTATGCATTCAATAGCTATTGGCAAAGGACTAAGGTGGCAGGGGGAACATGTGATTTTGGAGGAACGGCAATACTTGTCACTGTTGATCCAA GTTATGATGGCTGCCATTTTCTTTACTTATAA
- the LOC140834736 gene encoding uncharacterized protein isoform X1 — protein sequence MEKNGVLMKSCILLTLYAFSAAICSVHCVHISTDATKTFHKFRSWKHTRSSNVKSTRKFHQTKRRLEMNLPLDSSNTDPYVSSPFSLPPYESLPPFPFPENTPPFCVYPPLTPLPPSTVPSPEGPTYGPPQSGPIPNPPIIIPSPPSVVPNPPTNVPTGPTPTQPVFSPPYYAPSPPSYEPSPPYYEPSPPSYEPSPPFITPSPYGFVPSPRVFLPPIVFPPPTVPPPPHMTPITATWCVAKASVPDPIIEEAMNYACGSGADCDQIQSAGSCFEPNTLFAHASYAFNSYWQRTKVAGGTCDFGGTAILVTVDPSYDGCHFLYL from the exons ATGGAGAAAAATGGAGTTCTCATGAAGTCATGCATTTTACTAACTCTCTATGCATTCTCTGCTGCCATTTGTTCTGTCCACTGTG TTCATATTTCGACAGATGCAACCAAAACATTTCACAAATTTAGAAGTTGGAAGCACACAAGAAGTTCAAACGTTAAATCTACAAGAAAGTTTCATCAAACCAAAAGAAGGTTAGAAATGAACTTGCCTCTGGATTCGTCAAATACTGACCCTTACGTAAGTTCCCCATTCTCCTTACCACCCTATGAATCTCTTCCTCCTTTTCCCTTTCCCGAAAACACCCCTCCATTTTGTGTCTATCCCCCTCTTACCCCTCTGCCACCTTCAACAGTACCAAGCCCAGAAGGCCCAACTTACGGACCACCTCAGAGTGGCCCAATTCCTAACCCACCTATTATTATTCCGAGCCCACCTAGTGTAGTTCCCAATCCACCCACAAATGTGCCCACTGGCCCTACTCCGACTCAACCAGTGTTTAGCCCACCTTATTACGCGCCCAGCCCTCCAAGCTACGAGCCTAGCCCACCTTATTACGAGCCCAGCCCACCCAGTTACGAGCCTAGCCCACCCTTTATTACTCCATCCCCTTATGGATTTGTTCCAAGCCCACGTGTGTTCTTGCCACCCATAGTTTTCCCACCTCCAACCGTGCCACCACCACCTCACATGACCCCAATCACGGCCACATGGTGCGTTGCCAAGGCTTCGGTTCCCGATCCAATCATCGAAGAGGCTATGAACTACGCTTGTGGATCTGGAGCTGACTGTGATCAGATTCAATCAGCTGGATCTTGTTTTGAACCGAACACATTATTTGCACATGCATCGTATGCATTCAATAGCTATTGGCAAAGGACTAAGGTGGCAGGGGGAACATGTGATTTTGGAGGAACGGCAATACTTGTCACTGTTGATCCAA GTTATGATGGCTGCCATTTTCTTTACTTATAA
- the LOC140834735 gene encoding ALA-interacting subunit 3-like: protein MNSNTPSSSAGGSGSADSTGPRRNTRRPKYSRFTQQELPACKPILTPKWVISTLLLVGVVFIPIGVVSLFASQDVVEIVNEYETECIPIESRNDKLGYIQGPQDKTCYRTLRISKQMKQPIYVYYQLDSFYQNHRRYVKSRSDQQLRSINSEGDTDPCKPEATVDGRPIVPCGLIAWSLFNDTYSLTRNNQQLNINKTNISWKSDRDRKFGENVFPKNFQNGTLVGGRTLDPLLPLNKQEDLMVWMRTAALPTFRKLYGRIEVDLQRGDTINVTIGNYYNTYSFNGKKKLVLSTTSWLGGKNDFVGIAYLTVGGLCIGLAIVFALIYLIKPRRLGDPSYLSWNQNPGPR, encoded by the exons attCTAGGTTTACACAACAGGAGCTTCCGGCGTGCAAACCTATTCTCACTCCTAAATGG GTGATCTCAACACTTTTGCTTGTTGGTGTTGTCTTCATTCCCATTGGGGTTGTCTCCCTCTTTGCTTctcaagat GTTGTTGAAATTGTCAATGAATATGAAACTGAATGCATTCCAATCGAATCCCGAAATGACAAACTTGGGTATATTCAAGGCCCTCAAGACAAGACCTGCTATAGAACTCTCAGG ATTTCAAAGCAAATGAAGCAGCCGATTTATGTTTATTACCAACTTGACAGTTTTTACCAGAATCACCGTAG ATATGTGAAGAGCCGAAGTGATCAGCAGTTGAGAAGTATAAACAGTGAGGGGGACACTGATCCATGTAAGCCTGAGGCAACCGTAGATGGGAGGCCAATTGTTCCTTGTGGTCTTATTGCCTGGAGTTTGTTTAATGATACTTACAGTCTAACTCGCAACAACCAGCAGTTGAACATAAACAAGACAAATATCTCGTGGAAGAGCGACAGGGATCGGAAATTTGGGGAAAATGTCTTTCCGAAAAATTTTCAGAATGGAACTTTAGTTGGTGGCCGAACTCTTGATCCTTTATTACCA TTGAATAAACAGGAGGACCTTATGGTTTGGATGAGAACTGCAGCCCTTCCCACATTTAGGAAATTGTATGGGAGAATAGAAGTGGATCTTCAACGTGGTGATACCATCAATGTGACAATAGGTAACTATTATAACACCTACAGTTTCAATGGCAAGAAGAAACTTGTTCTTTCTACCACGAGCTGGCTTGGAGGGAAGAATGACTTTGTGGGTATTGCGTATCTCACAGTGGGTGGATTGTGCATTGGTTTGGCCATAGTTTTCGCTCTTATTTATCTAATTAAGCCAAG GCGACTTGGAGATCCGTCTTATTTGTCATGGAATCAGAATCCAGGTCCTCGTTAA